One segment of Bacillus alkalisoli DNA contains the following:
- a CDS encoding GNAT family N-acetyltransferase, translating into MNWYEKLNQYFPIEEMKSKEHMELLLKEKGEIYHKDEGEYHVLMYAELNNLIFIDYLFVSKDARGQGLGRKLIEKLKKKGKPIILEVEPVDYEDTDTEKRLKFYKREGFKHASSIGYQRRSLATNEVNQMEILYWSPNGEEEEVIYEGMRKMYEHIHTYKDVELYGEQYDDVEQVLSFDDSENSGDNILKNI; encoded by the coding sequence ATGAATTGGTATGAGAAACTAAATCAATATTTCCCTATTGAGGAAATGAAGTCAAAAGAACATATGGAATTGCTGCTAAAAGAAAAGGGTGAGATTTACCATAAAGATGAAGGTGAATATCATGTTCTTATGTATGCAGAATTAAATAATCTAATTTTTATCGATTACCTATTTGTCTCAAAAGATGCAAGAGGACAAGGGCTAGGTCGCAAACTTATTGAAAAACTAAAGAAAAAAGGTAAGCCGATTATATTAGAAGTGGAACCTGTTGATTATGAAGACACGGACACAGAGAAGCGTTTGAAGTTTTATAAACGTGAGGGGTTTAAACATGCTTCTTCTATCGGTTACCAACGCCGCTCTCTAGCCACGAACGAAGTGAATCAAATGGAAATTCTTTATTGGTCACCAAACGGTGAAGAGGAAGAAGTAATATATGAAGGTATGCGTAAAATGTACGAACATATTCACACTTATAAAGATGTCGAGCTTTATGGAGAGCAGTATGATGATGTAGAGCAAGTGCTTTCCTTTGATGACTCGGAAAACAGTGGAGACAACATTTTAAAGAACATTTAA
- a CDS encoding efflux RND transporter permease subunit: MNIAKLSVLRPIAMSMVIVLMLILGAVSMRGMPVDLFPELTFPIVAVTTTYEGAGPEEIENLISGPIENAMGTLPNVESVTSISRTGGSLVLVAFTWGTNMDFASLDIRDRIDSVRDFLPPGANMPRVLRFNPSDLPIVQLAITDPSGEMTKAKQLAEQEIQPQLNSVDGIASITVEGGAENEIRITLDPKTLNSYGISLDQLQQIIASENLNLPGGSLTDRNQNLPIRITGEYESIFDIRSLPIPTRNGVVPLEQLGDVRETLEPTTQLSYLNGEPAVGMSILKQSGSNTVTVANNIDRKIEEIKKTLPDGVEIQTIFDQSDFIEKSIRAVTTNMIVGSILAALVLYLFLRNFRSTLIIGFSIPISIVTTFIFMYFSGQTLNLLTLGGLALGIGMMVDNAIVILENIYRLRQKGESLKDAAIKGTAEVGPAIVASTLTTIIVFLPIVFVDGLAAQLFKPLALVISFSLFASLFTALIIVPLFSSLLLKVNDKSSRFEERFGVFTSWYRGVLERVLRHPKKTASLVLLLFAISLLGYPLLGKEFLPQQDQSFLSITARLPEGSSVDATYGVMEDIDERIRDIAEIDLAFVTVGGADNFSVAAGTQTNRANYSILLVPINDRNRSDAQVADDIRQRLANIPGAEIRISSGDSGFSQNPVSLSITGPDLTTLKDIADHTIEIISEVEGVREPSSNFTEGNPEITVQIDRVKASQFGVGTAQVASTVSNATRGIVASRMARDGEELNIRLAIEDTYTTSIQQLENLLISTPTGENIPLKAVAVIERSQGPTQITRTNRLREITVNADIVGRDLGSVVDDIELALRENIYLPNNQYKISFGGQDEQMNDAFFKLGGALALAVVLVYMVMAGQFESYFYPLIIMFAVPLTVIGIMAGLLITQQPLGVGSLVGMLILTGIVVNNAIVFVDYVNILKRDGKSTLEAILIAGPTRIRPIFMTALTTILGLIPLTLGFGEGMEIQQPMAIVIVFGLSFATVITLIFIPVVYFLFDSWREKRKAKHHEDASI, from the coding sequence ATGAATATCGCTAAATTATCTGTATTACGTCCCATTGCTATGTCAATGGTTATCGTATTGATGCTTATTCTTGGAGCTGTAAGTATGCGGGGTATGCCCGTAGATTTATTCCCTGAATTAACCTTCCCTATTGTTGCAGTTACGACAACATATGAGGGAGCTGGTCCAGAAGAAATTGAAAATTTAATTTCAGGTCCTATTGAAAATGCAATGGGAACTTTGCCAAATGTTGAATCCGTTACTTCTATTTCTAGAACAGGTGGTTCCCTCGTTCTTGTCGCATTTACATGGGGTACGAACATGGACTTTGCATCACTTGATATTCGAGATCGGATAGATTCTGTGAGAGATTTTTTACCACCAGGAGCTAATATGCCAAGAGTATTACGCTTTAATCCAAGCGACTTACCAATTGTACAATTAGCTATAACAGATCCATCCGGAGAAATGACAAAAGCGAAGCAACTTGCAGAACAAGAAATTCAACCTCAATTAAATAGTGTAGATGGAATCGCTTCGATAACAGTTGAAGGTGGCGCTGAGAATGAAATTAGAATTACGTTAGACCCAAAAACGTTGAATTCTTATGGCATTTCGTTAGATCAGCTTCAGCAAATTATCGCATCTGAAAATTTAAATTTACCAGGCGGTTCGTTAACGGACAGGAATCAAAATCTACCTATCCGAATCACAGGTGAATATGAATCTATCTTTGATATTAGAAGCTTACCAATTCCAACGCGTAACGGTGTTGTGCCTTTAGAGCAACTAGGAGATGTTAGGGAAACATTAGAACCTACAACACAGCTTAGTTATTTAAATGGCGAGCCAGCTGTTGGGATGTCTATTTTAAAGCAGTCTGGTAGTAATACTGTAACGGTTGCTAACAATATTGATCGAAAAATAGAAGAAATTAAAAAGACACTCCCTGATGGGGTAGAAATTCAAACAATTTTTGATCAAAGTGACTTTATTGAAAAGTCCATTCGAGCTGTTACGACTAATATGATTGTTGGTAGTATACTTGCAGCTCTTGTTCTTTATTTATTTTTAAGAAATTTCCGCAGTACATTAATTATTGGATTCTCCATTCCAATTTCCATCGTTACTACATTCATTTTCATGTATTTTAGTGGGCAAACGTTAAACTTGTTAACACTTGGTGGTCTCGCACTTGGAATTGGTATGATGGTCGATAATGCAATTGTAATTTTAGAAAATATTTACCGACTAAGGCAAAAAGGGGAATCCCTAAAAGATGCGGCAATAAAAGGAACAGCTGAAGTTGGCCCTGCAATTGTAGCATCGACATTGACAACTATTATCGTATTTTTACCTATTGTTTTTGTTGATGGTTTAGCTGCTCAATTGTTTAAACCACTTGCATTAGTAATATCCTTTTCATTATTTGCTTCACTGTTTACAGCATTAATTATTGTACCTTTATTTTCTTCTTTACTATTAAAAGTAAATGATAAATCTTCGCGTTTTGAAGAAAGGTTTGGAGTTTTTACTTCATGGTATCGGGGAGTATTGGAACGCGTATTAAGACATCCGAAGAAAACAGCATCTTTAGTGTTATTACTTTTTGCTATCTCCTTACTCGGCTATCCGCTTCTTGGGAAAGAATTTTTGCCACAACAAGACCAAAGCTTTTTATCTATAACAGCTAGGTTACCAGAGGGCAGTTCCGTTGATGCAACATATGGTGTAATGGAAGATATAGACGAACGCATTCGAGATATTGCTGAAATTGATTTAGCGTTTGTTACTGTTGGTGGTGCAGATAACTTCTCTGTTGCTGCTGGTACACAAACGAACAGAGCTAATTACAGTATATTATTAGTACCTATTAATGATAGAAATCGGTCAGATGCACAAGTTGCAGATGATATAAGACAACGTCTAGCGAATATTCCTGGTGCAGAGATCCGAATATCTTCTGGTGATAGTGGATTTTCACAAAACCCTGTCTCATTAAGTATTACAGGTCCGGATTTAACTACATTAAAGGATATAGCAGACCATACGATAGAAATAATTTCTGAAGTAGAAGGTGTACGGGAACCTTCTAGCAACTTTACGGAAGGTAATCCAGAAATCACAGTACAAATTGATCGCGTAAAGGCTAGTCAATTTGGTGTTGGAACGGCGCAAGTTGCCTCTACTGTTTCTAATGCGACTCGTGGAATTGTAGCAAGTAGAATGGCGCGTGATGGTGAAGAATTAAATATCCGTTTAGCGATAGAGGATACGTATACCACTTCTATTCAACAACTAGAGAACTTATTAATTAGCACACCAACTGGTGAGAACATACCGTTAAAAGCGGTTGCTGTCATTGAAAGAAGCCAAGGTCCTACACAGATAACTCGTACAAATCGTTTACGTGAAATAACGGTAAATGCAGATATAGTAGGGAGAGATTTAGGAAGCGTCGTTGATGATATTGAACTGGCTCTTCGTGAAAACATTTACTTACCAAATAACCAATATAAAATTTCTTTTGGCGGTCAAGATGAGCAAATGAACGATGCATTTTTCAAACTTGGCGGTGCTTTAGCTTTAGCGGTTGTTTTAGTATATATGGTTATGGCTGGACAATTTGAATCTTACTTTTACCCACTCATCATCATGTTTGCTGTTCCACTAACCGTGATTGGCATTATGGCTGGGTTATTAATTACGCAACAGCCGTTAGGGGTCGGATCACTGGTCGGAATGCTCATACTAACCGGGATAGTCGTTAATAATGCCATCGTCTTTGTAGATTATGTAAATATATTAAAACGTGATGGTAAATCCACATTAGAAGCTATTTTAATTGCAGGTCCAACACGTATCAGACCTATATTTATGACAGCTTTAACTACAATATTAGGCCTTATCCCACTGACACTTGGGTTTGGAGAAGGAATGGAAATTCAACAACCAATGGCAATAGTTATCGTGTTTGGCTTAAGTTTTGCTACTGTTATCACATTAATATTTATACCAGTTGTTTATTTCTTATTTGATAGCTGGAGAGAAAAAAGAAAAGCAAAACACCATGAGGATGCGTCCATTTAG
- a CDS encoding ABC transporter ATP-binding protein, with protein sequence MANQEKLLEIRDLKQYFNEGKPNMVKAVDGLNFDIYRGETLGLVGESGCGKSTTGRTIIRLYDATDGEVLYEGENVHGRKSKKELLKFNRKMQMIFQDPYASLNPRMSVTDIIAEGIDIHGLAKNKQERLQRVYDLLETVGLNKEHANRYPHEFSGGQRQRIGIARALAVEPDFIIADEPISALDVSIQAQVVNLMKKLQKEKGLTYLFIAHDLSMVKYISDRIGVMYFGKLVELTTSEELYNNPIHPYTQSLLSAIPQPDPDTERKRKRISYDPNSHGYSKEDAVELREVKHGHFVLCSEREFELYKEKYTK encoded by the coding sequence ATGGCTAACCAAGAAAAGTTGTTAGAAATTCGCGATTTAAAGCAATATTTTAATGAGGGTAAACCAAATATGGTGAAAGCGGTTGATGGTCTTAACTTTGATATTTATCGTGGAGAAACATTAGGATTAGTTGGTGAATCTGGTTGTGGAAAATCAACAACCGGTAGAACAATTATCCGCCTTTATGACGCTACAGATGGCGAAGTGCTATATGAAGGTGAAAATGTTCATGGTAGAAAATCTAAAAAAGAATTGTTGAAATTCAACCGTAAAATGCAAATGATTTTCCAAGACCCTTATGCATCATTAAATCCTAGAATGTCTGTAACGGATATTATTGCTGAAGGTATCGACATTCATGGCTTAGCAAAAAATAAGCAAGAAAGACTACAAAGAGTTTATGACCTATTAGAGACAGTAGGTCTAAATAAAGAGCATGCTAATCGCTATCCACATGAATTTAGTGGTGGACAAAGGCAGCGTATTGGTATTGCACGTGCTCTAGCAGTTGAACCGGATTTCATTATTGCAGACGAGCCAATCTCTGCATTAGATGTTTCAATTCAAGCTCAAGTTGTTAACTTAATGAAAAAGTTACAAAAAGAAAAAGGTTTAACATACTTGTTTATCGCCCATGATCTCTCTATGGTTAAATACATTAGCGATCGAATCGGTGTTATGTATTTCGGTAAATTGGTGGAATTAACGACAAGTGAAGAGTTGTACAACAATCCAATACACCCGTACACTCAATCTTTATTATCAGCTATTCCACAACCAGATCCTGATACGGAAAGAAAGCGTAAACGTATTTCTTACGACCCGAATAGTCATGGTTACAGTAAAGAAGATGCGGTGGAATTAAGAGAAGTGAAACATGGACATTTTGTACTTTGTTCAGAAAGAGAATTCGAACTATACAAAGAGAAGTATACTAAATAA
- a CDS encoding SGNH/GDSL hydrolase family protein has product MKLVINWMVICFFILSSFLLFPSAKAETPTTVTYIALGDSLSAGYGSSEINFLRIHGFVPRFVQYLREDQLVHVENHSVPGLSSAGLQLMLETDIGLQNRIRNADIITMSIGGNDFINTVRANPTIGDVALSLRMSLLEENYRSIMNRIKELNSDAVVILLGLYNPYYDNHDLKASGEKFAPMFNEFIDTFANSNTIIVNPYEWFNGKEKKLTHIADDDIHPNDEGYLVINNLLVEQYEEYLKNN; this is encoded by the coding sequence ATGAAATTAGTCATAAATTGGATGGTTATTTGTTTTTTTATATTATCTAGTTTTCTATTATTTCCTTCCGCAAAAGCTGAAACACCTACTACAGTAACATATATCGCTTTAGGTGATTCTCTATCTGCAGGGTATGGTTCTTCTGAAATAAACTTTTTACGAATCCATGGTTTTGTGCCTAGGTTTGTGCAATATTTACGAGAAGATCAATTGGTTCACGTTGAAAATCATAGTGTTCCAGGATTGTCTTCCGCTGGTTTACAACTTATGTTGGAGACAGATATTGGTCTACAAAACAGAATTAGAAACGCTGATATTATTACAATGTCTATAGGCGGCAATGACTTTATAAATACGGTAAGGGCGAATCCAACCATTGGAGATGTTGCTTTGTCGTTGAGAATGTCTCTATTAGAGGAAAACTATCGTTCTATTATGAATAGAATAAAAGAATTAAATAGTGATGCGGTTGTTATTTTACTAGGTTTGTATAATCCTTACTATGATAATCACGATTTAAAAGCTAGTGGCGAAAAGTTTGCACCTATGTTTAATGAATTTATTGACACTTTTGCTAACTCAAATACGATAATCGTTAATCCTTATGAGTGGTTTAATGGTAAAGAAAAAAAGCTAACACACATTGCAGATGACGATATTCACCCAAATGATGAGGGGTACTTAGTTATTAATAACTTGTTAGTGGAACAGTATGAAGAGTACTTAAAAAATAATTAA
- the opp3b gene encoding oligopeptide ABC transporter permease, whose product MAKYLLQRFIYMFITLFLIASLTFFLMKLMPGTPFTMQDKLTEAQRTILLQKYGLDDPVPVQYAKYMLNLAKGDLGISFQYDNRSVTEIIKARIGPSAQLGFQAMLVGTIIGILLGIVAALNKNTWIDYGATVIAVLGKSIPSFVFAGLLQYYIAVQLGWFPVAFWRGPEYTVLPTVALAIFPIAIAARFMRTEMIEVLGSDYITLAKAKGATKFDIAFKHATRNALIPVVTVLGPLAVSLMTGTLVIEKIFSVPGLGEQFVRSIQVNDYPVIMGTTLLFAALFIFIVLVVDILYGIIDPRIRLAGGKK is encoded by the coding sequence ATGGCTAAGTATTTGTTACAACGTTTTATCTATATGTTTATCACACTATTTCTAATTGCTTCGCTTACTTTCTTCTTAATGAAACTTATGCCTGGTACTCCTTTTACGATGCAAGATAAGCTTACGGAAGCACAACGAACTATTCTTTTACAGAAGTATGGATTAGATGATCCAGTACCTGTTCAATATGCAAAGTACATGCTTAACCTTGCAAAAGGAGACTTAGGAATTTCCTTTCAATATGACAACCGAAGCGTGACGGAAATAATAAAAGCACGTATCGGCCCATCTGCTCAACTTGGTTTTCAAGCTATGTTAGTAGGTACAATAATAGGAATATTGCTCGGAATTGTCGCAGCACTAAATAAAAATACTTGGATAGATTATGGTGCAACCGTTATTGCTGTACTTGGTAAATCTATTCCATCATTCGTGTTTGCAGGGTTGTTGCAATATTACATTGCAGTTCAGTTAGGATGGTTTCCGGTTGCATTTTGGAGAGGGCCAGAGTATACCGTTTTACCAACCGTTGCATTAGCAATTTTTCCAATTGCGATTGCAGCGAGATTTATGAGAACAGAAATGATTGAAGTTTTAGGGTCTGATTACATTACACTTGCTAAAGCAAAAGGTGCTACGAAATTCGATATTGCCTTTAAGCATGCAACGAGAAATGCACTAATTCCGGTTGTAACCGTTTTAGGTCCATTAGCTGTAAGCTTAATGACAGGAACACTTGTGATAGAGAAGATATTCTCTGTACCAGGATTAGGGGAACAGTTCGTACGTTCTATTCAGGTAAATGATTACCCTGTTATTATGGGAACAACACTTTTGTTTGCAGCATTATTTATCTTTATCGTATTAGTAGTTGATATTCTATATGGAATTATTGACCCTCGTATTCGTTTAGCAGGAGGTAAGAAATAA
- the opp3C gene encoding oligopeptide ABC transporter permease has translation MKNNYEKINKDLFQPAAIDPNNSEKISKPSLTYWQTAWLRLKKNIAAITGLIIIAIIFLLAIFGPFMNSYGFNDQDVMRANMPPKIPVIENMGILDGSRNGVDVYEQRGEEGYFWFGTDGLGRDIWTRVWTGTRISLYIAFLAAIIDMIIGVAYGGISAYYGGRVDNVMQRIIEVLVGIPNLVIIILMLLVMEPGILAITIALTITGWVGMARVVRGQTLKLKNQEFVLASKTLGSADSKIITKHLIPNVAGVVIINTMFTIPSAIFFEAFLSFIGLGLQAPQVSLGTLIEDGFQSLQIFPHIMIFPAIIISLLMIAFNLLADGMRDALDPKMKD, from the coding sequence ATGAAAAACAATTATGAAAAAATCAACAAAGACTTATTTCAACCAGCTGCTATCGATCCGAATAATAGTGAAAAAATATCTAAACCAAGCTTAACTTATTGGCAAACGGCATGGTTGCGTTTAAAGAAAAATATCGCCGCGATAACAGGTTTAATTATTATTGCTATCATTTTCTTACTAGCAATCTTTGGTCCATTTATGAATAGTTATGGATTTAATGACCAAGATGTTATGCGGGCAAATATGCCTCCTAAAATTCCTGTAATAGAGAATATGGGGATACTTGATGGGTCTAGAAACGGTGTAGATGTATATGAACAAAGAGGAGAAGAAGGTTACTTCTGGTTTGGTACAGATGGACTTGGACGTGATATTTGGACACGTGTTTGGACTGGTACTAGAATATCCCTTTACATCGCATTTTTAGCAGCTATTATTGATATGATTATTGGTGTTGCATATGGTGGAATTTCTGCTTACTATGGCGGAAGAGTGGATAACGTCATGCAACGTATTATTGAAGTATTAGTAGGTATACCAAACCTTGTTATTATCATCCTAATGTTACTGGTGATGGAACCCGGTATACTTGCCATAACCATAGCCCTTACGATAACCGGTTGGGTTGGTATGGCTCGTGTTGTACGTGGACAAACATTGAAACTGAAAAATCAAGAATTTGTACTTGCATCTAAAACTTTAGGTTCAGCCGATAGCAAAATTATTACAAAACATTTAATTCCAAATGTTGCTGGTGTTGTAATTATCAATACGATGTTTACTATTCCAAGTGCTATATTCTTTGAAGCATTTTTAAGTTTCATTGGTTTAGGATTACAAGCACCTCAAGTTTCTTTAGGTACACTAATTGAAGATGGATTCCAGTCGTTACAGATATTCCCGCACATTATGATTTTCCCAGCCATCATTATCAGTTTATTGATGATTGCGTTTAACTTATTAGCTGATGGAATGCGTGATGCACTAGATCCAAAAATGAAAGACTAA
- a CDS encoding ABC transporter ATP-binding protein encodes MENILEVKNLHVSFDTFGGEVNAIRGVNFELQKGETLAIVGESGSGKSVTTKTIMRLLPENTSNIKEGQILFDGKDLAKLPESQMQKIRGKDISMIFQDPMTSLNPTMTAGKQIMEGIIKHQNASKSAAKEKAIDLLRLVGIPMPEQRFKQYPHQFSGGMRQRVVIAIALACNPKVLIADEPTTALDVTIQAQILDLMKDLQKKIETSIIFITHDLGVVANVADRVAVMYGGQIIEMGTVDEIFYDPRHPYTWGLLSSMPDLELAETELYAIPGTPPDLTNPPKGDAFAPRNQFAMQIDLEMEPPMFQVSNTHFAKTWLLHEDAPKVEPPLAVQKRQRNMPNNFDKPVMVKDGVVNG; translated from the coding sequence ATGGAAAACATTTTAGAAGTTAAAAACTTGCATGTTTCTTTTGACACATTTGGTGGAGAAGTAAATGCAATTCGAGGAGTAAACTTTGAATTGCAAAAAGGTGAAACACTTGCCATTGTAGGAGAATCTGGTTCCGGAAAATCCGTAACGACGAAAACAATCATGAGGTTATTACCTGAAAACACTTCTAACATTAAAGAAGGTCAAATCTTATTCGATGGGAAAGATTTAGCTAAATTACCAGAATCACAAATGCAAAAGATACGTGGAAAAGATATATCAATGATCTTCCAAGATCCGATGACATCGTTAAATCCAACGATGACAGCGGGAAAGCAAATTATGGAAGGTATAATAAAACATCAAAATGCAAGTAAGTCTGCAGCAAAAGAAAAAGCAATCGACCTGCTTCGACTTGTTGGAATTCCAATGCCTGAGCAACGTTTCAAGCAATACCCTCATCAATTCTCTGGTGGAATGAGACAAAGGGTAGTTATCGCAATCGCTTTAGCATGTAACCCAAAAGTGTTAATTGCAGATGAACCAACAACTGCATTAGATGTGACAATTCAAGCTCAGATCTTAGATTTAATGAAAGATCTGCAGAAAAAAATTGAAACATCTATTATATTCATCACACATGATTTAGGTGTTGTAGCAAACGTTGCAGATCGTGTGGCTGTTATGTACGGTGGACAAATCATTGAAATGGGTACAGTGGACGAAATTTTCTATGACCCTCGTCACCCATATACATGGGGACTATTAAGTTCAATGCCGGATTTGGAACTAGCAGAAACGGAACTTTACGCAATTCCAGGTACACCACCTGATTTAACAAACCCACCAAAAGGAGATGCCTTCGCTCCACGTAACCAATTTGCAATGCAAATTGATTTAGAAATGGAGCCACCTATGTTCCAAGTTTCTAACACGCATTTTGCAAAAACGTGGTTACTACATGAAGATGCTCCTAAAGTGGAACCGCCGCTTGCAGTGCAAAAACGTCAAAGAAACATGCCTAATAACTTTGATAAGCCTGTGATGGTGAAGGACGGTGTTGTTAATGGCTAA
- a CDS encoding putative glycoside hydrolase, whose product MKKWLWLLVTSLLIASFFSSSVMANEKKEIGIHSVKKASTVPKVLPTTIPRFTFESGYSFEYPDAVRGIYVTGHSAGGERFQTLLQLLETTSLNAMVIDIKDDYGYLTYIPDSDSPYMDISKPYIRNIESMMKTLEEKQIYPIARIVVFKDTVLANKRPELSFLDNGEVWLNNRKEAFVNPFMKEVWDYNIDIAIKAAKLGFQEIQFDYVRFPEGFERRDEQLQFSYGDYENLDMNNIQKRVESVTNFVEYANQRLEPYGVDVSVDIFGYTATLPEAPGIGQNFTRISEHVDVISSMIYPSHWTAYFGIPKPDLEPYRLVAEYAKFENQRLDELENRPISRPWIQDFTASWLGKGNYLPYGKNEVEAQIRALNENGINEFLLWNAGNRYTEGVNYKPLGD is encoded by the coding sequence ATGAAAAAATGGTTATGGCTACTTGTGACGTCCTTATTAATTGCATCTTTCTTTAGTTCATCCGTTATGGCTAATGAAAAGAAGGAGATTGGAATACATTCAGTAAAAAAAGCATCTACAGTTCCAAAAGTACTACCAACAACTATCCCGCGCTTTACATTCGAATCAGGATACAGTTTCGAATATCCAGATGCAGTTAGAGGAATATACGTAACAGGTCATTCAGCAGGTGGAGAAAGGTTTCAAACATTACTTCAATTGCTCGAAACTACTTCGTTAAATGCAATGGTAATTGATATTAAAGATGACTACGGCTATTTAACATATATTCCAGATAGCGATTCCCCTTATATGGATATATCTAAACCATATATAAGAAATATCGAATCCATGATGAAAACGTTAGAGGAAAAACAAATCTATCCAATTGCGCGTATTGTTGTATTTAAAGATACTGTATTAGCAAATAAAAGACCAGAACTCTCTTTTTTAGATAATGGAGAAGTATGGTTAAACAATAGAAAAGAAGCATTTGTTAATCCATTTATGAAAGAAGTATGGGATTATAATATTGATATAGCAATCAAAGCGGCAAAATTAGGATTTCAAGAAATTCAATTTGACTATGTAAGGTTCCCAGAAGGCTTTGAAAGAAGAGATGAACAACTTCAATTCAGTTATGGAGATTACGAAAATTTAGATATGAATAATATTCAAAAAAGAGTGGAGTCTGTAACTAACTTTGTGGAGTACGCGAATCAAAGATTGGAGCCATACGGTGTAGATGTATCAGTAGATATATTTGGCTATACTGCAACGTTACCAGAAGCCCCTGGAATAGGACAAAACTTCACGAGAATCTCTGAACACGTAGATGTTATTTCTTCTATGATCTATCCTAGTCATTGGACTGCTTATTTCGGTATACCTAAACCGGATTTGGAACCGTATAGGCTTGTGGCTGAATATGCAAAATTCGAAAATCAGCGTCTAGATGAACTAGAAAACAGGCCAATCTCAAGGCCGTGGATTCAAGACTTTACAGCATCATGGTTAGGGAAAGGAAATTATCTTCCATACGGTAAGAACGAAGTAGAAGCACAAATTCGAGCGTTAAATGAAAACGGTATCAATGAATTCTTATTATGGAATGCAGGTAACCGTTACACTGAAGGTGTAAATTATAAGCCATTAGGTGATTAA